TGCGGTAATCAACGGTCTGATTAAAACTCATATGCCGTTCATCCGTTGCCTTGGCAGGGAGGGTGTGTTTTTGCTCAGACGCCAGGGCCCGGGTCAGTTCGGCTTCAAATGAGACATCGCTCCTCTTGAATTCCGGTGTTTCCGCATTGGCGATATTATTGGAGATGACTTCCCGTCTCAGGAGGCTTGTATCCATTGTCCGCTGCAGAATATCCACTGTTTTTCCGAAACTGTTTCCTGTAAACATACCTATCATCCTTAAATAAAAATCTTCTATCTTTTCAATTTCGGCAGATTCCCCGGGGTCACTTAGTCTTTTATGACCTCTTTCCAATCCCCATTATATTATTGCCGGTACAGCCTTTAGGGCTGTTTTCCTTCAAGCCCTGAGAGCTAAAGGATAAACCGGCTTAAATCCCGATCCTGAATGATATCTCCCAGGCGTTTTTCGACGTATTCCGGAGTAATATCAACGGTTTCGCCCTGCATTTCAGGAGCATTAAACGAAACCTCTTCCAAAAGATGCTCCATGATTGTGTGCAGTCGTCTGGCACCGATATTCTCGGTATGGTTATTCACCTCTTCTGCTAACTCTGCCAGACGGCGGATAGCAGGTTCCGTAAAGTTCAGAGTAACCTCTTCCGTCGCCAGAAGCTCAATGTACTGCTTGATCAGAGCGGTTTTTGGCTGGGTCAGTATCATTTCGAAGGCATCTGCATTCAGATCCTCCAGCTCAACCCGGATGGGAAAACGTCCCTGAAGTTCAGGAATCAGATCTGATGGTTTGGACAGATTGAAGGCTCCTGCTGCAATAAACAGGACATGAGAAGTATCGACCATACCGTATTTTGTATTGATTGTAGAGCCTTCTACAATAGGTAGAATATCCCTTTGAACACCCTCCCGGGAGATATCCTGTCCTCCCGAGGTTCCATTTTTATTGGCAATCTTGTCAATTTCATCAATGAAAATAATGCCCATATTCTGAACACGGTCCCGGGCAATATCGGTGGCATTATCACTGTCAATGAGTTTATCCATCTGTTCACCCTGAAGGATTTCTCGCGCCTGGGATACTTTCACCTTGCGGGTCTTTTTATTCATCCCCCCGAAGATATTCCCCAGAGCCCCCATGTTCATATCCATGGATTCAAAGTTTGCACCCGAGAAGATTTCGATGGATGGTCCGCCGCTGCCGGAAATTTTCACTTCTACAACCCGGTCTTCCAGCTCTCCAACTTTCAGTTTCCGCCGGAGAACTTCTCTTGTATGCGCTCCGGGAGATTCGGGAATGATAGCAGGAAGATTACCCTGGGCATCAGGAAGGGGCTGTTGAGTCTTTGAACCTGGAAGAAGAAGATCCAGAAGAGCTTCTTCAGTTGCCGCCTTGGCCTCTTCCAGGACACCTTCTTTCAATTCTGCTTTAACCATGGAGACCGCTGCAGCCATCAGGTCGCGGACCATGGATTCCACATCCCGCCCGACATACCCGACCTCGGTGAATTTCGTGGCTTCCACCTTGATAAAGGGGGCTCCGCAAAGCCTGGAAAGCCTACGGGCAATTTCAGTTTTACCCACCCCGGTGGGTCCTATCATGATGATATTTTTAGGAGCGATCTCATCTCTGAGATCATCAGGTAACCTGGATCGTCTGAGTCGGTTTCTCAAGGCAATGGCCACAGCCTTTTTTGCCTTTTCCTGACCAATAATATATTTATCCAGCTCTGATACAATCTCTTTGGGAGTTTTCAGTTCCAATCCTATACTCATGAAATTTCCTCCAAAGTGATGCTGTGATTCGTAAAGACACAGATATCTCCGGCTATACCCAGGGACCGTCTGGCAATTTCTGCCGCAGAAAAATCAGAACCGTCCAGATAGGCTCTGGCTGCGGCATAAGCATAATTGCCGCCCGATCCTATGGCGATAGCGCCCCCTTCAGGTTCGATCACATCACCATTCCCCGAGAGGAGGAGTATTTTTTCCTTGTCCATGACCAGAAGCATGGCTTCCAGACGGCGCAGATTCCGGTCTGTCCTCCAGTCTTTAGCCAGTTCAACGGCAGCACGGGTCAGGTCTCCGCCGAATTCTCTCAATTTACCCTCGAATCGCTCTTCCAGAGTGAAGGCATCCGCTGTTGAGCCTGCAAAGCCGCAGATGACCTGTCCTCCCAGGAGGCGGCGGACCTTCCGGGCATTTCCCTTCATGACGACAGAATCGCCCATGGTCACCTGTCCGTCTCCGGCCATGGCCATTTCGCCATTCCGAGTGACTGCCAGAATTGTGGTTCCTCTTAATTTCATACAGTTCTCCTGTGAATATTTCTTTTTCCATGGGGATGAGCATTCCGGTAAACCTTCCGGATCCTTTCAATCCCCGTGTGGGTATAGACCTGAGTTGTGGAAAGGCTGGCATGTCCCAGCAGTTCCTGGACAACCCTGATATCCGCACCCTCATTCAGTATTTCCGTGGCAAAAGCATGCCTGAAGGCATGAGGGCCGATTTTCCTGTTCAACCCGGATTTTCTCATATACTTTTGAAGGAGATAGTAGACACCCCTCGTTGTCAGTCCCTGACCGCGTTCATCCAGAATGAGGGCCGTAATGTCTTGCAGACCTTTCTGAACCAGCCGTGCTTTCCTCAGGGGGAGATAGTCATTTAAGGCAATTCTGGCCTTTTCACCGATAAAGACATAGCGCTCCTTTCCTCCCTTCCCGCGAATCAGAATTCTGTTGCGGTCTACAGACTGAACAGAGAGATGACAGAGCTCGCTCACCCGGCATCCCGTAGAATAGAGCATTTCAAAAAGGCTTCTGTCGCGATGGGCCGTAAAATCTTCACCCTCCACATGGTCCAGAAGGATACTGACTTCCCTATTGGTCAGATACACCGGCAGAGTTGCCGTTTTTTTCATAGAACGGACAGCCGTAAAGGGATTACCCTTCACAGCACCGCGAATTTCAAGAAAGCTGTAGAAGCTCTTGAGAGAAGAGAGGGATCTGTTGATGGTTGATGCCGCCAGTTGCCTCATTGAGAGAGAACTGATGTACAGACGCGCCTCGTCCCGGCCTGCTTCCTCCAATGAGAGTTCCTGCTGTTTCAGGAATTCAAGCCATGAACTGATATCATTCCGATAGGCCCGAAGTGTTCGCTCTGACAGCCCGTGGAGAGTCCTGATATGGTTTTCATAGTCCTGAAGATCTTTATCATTGACAGTCATCAAAATTGGACCCTCCCTTTATAAAATTTCAACTGTCCTTCCAACTCTTTGCGCATCATTCCTGATGTCATCAATGCCGCTTCATCGCATGTTCCAGATGAGAGACCAAAGCTTTCCTGAAGAGAGTGGGCCGGAGCTTCCAGGTGAGGATAAATATCCTTTAGATTGCTGATGACTTTTGCCCCCTGCCGGGACAGAGCGGCACTGCCCTTACTGATTCTGCCAGAAAGGCCGCTCTCATGAACATAAACATCCCGTCCCTGATCCAGTGCAAAATCAGCCGTATACAAAGCACCGGAGCGCCCGGGAGCCTGCACGATAACAATAGACTGGCTCAGCCCGCTGATAATCCTGTTCCTCTGGGGAAAATTGTAACGGGCGGGTCCTGTTCCCGGTAAAAATTCCGAGATTAATCCCCCTCCCTGATTGACAATTTCAGCGGCCAGTTTCCTGTGTGTTCCAGGGTATGGTCTGTCACATCCCGTCCCCAGTACAGCCCATGTTTTACCTCCCCCTGACAGAACACCCTTATGGGCGGCGCCGTCAATGCCGGCAGCCATGCCGGAGATCAGGGGGATATCAGAAGCCCCGGCATCCAGCCCCAGGGCAAAGGCCGCTCTATCGGCCTGAAGTGTCGGTTTTCTTGTGCCAACGACGGCGAGAGTCTCTGGACAGTCTGCCGGAAGAGTCCCTTTCCAGAAAAGGAGAAAAGGCGGATCATATATATTTTTGAGAATTTCAGGGTAGGCGGCACCGCCGCACCAGGTCCAATTGATATTCAATGATTCTGTTTTTTGAAGGTCTTCAGCACCTTGATCCAGCAGCTTGTCGGGATCAAAAGAAGATATGCGGAGCTTTCTTC
This Oceanispirochaeta sp. DNA region includes the following protein-coding sequences:
- the flgB gene encoding flagellar basal body rod protein FlgB → MFTGNSFGKTVDILQRTMDTSLLRREVISNNIANAETPEFKRSDVSFEAELTRALASEQKHTLPAKATDERHMSFNQTVDYRSVRPRRVLDYLTQSKNNGNNVDIEQEIMMATQNQMMYELMSQSIGFQFSQINIVTR
- the hslU gene encoding ATP-dependent protease ATPase subunit HslU, which produces MSIGLELKTPKEIVSELDKYIIGQEKAKKAVAIALRNRLRRSRLPDDLRDEIAPKNIIMIGPTGVGKTEIARRLSRLCGAPFIKVEATKFTEVGYVGRDVESMVRDLMAAAVSMVKAELKEGVLEEAKAATEEALLDLLLPGSKTQQPLPDAQGNLPAIIPESPGAHTREVLRRKLKVGELEDRVVEVKISGSGGPSIEIFSGANFESMDMNMGALGNIFGGMNKKTRKVKVSQAREILQGEQMDKLIDSDNATDIARDRVQNMGIIFIDEIDKIANKNGTSGGQDISREGVQRDILPIVEGSTINTKYGMVDTSHVLFIAAGAFNLSKPSDLIPELQGRFPIRVELEDLNADAFEMILTQPKTALIKQYIELLATEEVTLNFTEPAIRRLAELAEEVNNHTENIGARRLHTIMEHLLEEVSFNAPEMQGETVDITPEYVEKRLGDIIQDRDLSRFIL
- the hslV gene encoding ATP-dependent protease subunit HslV, which codes for MKLRGTTILAVTRNGEMAMAGDGQVTMGDSVVMKGNARKVRRLLGGQVICGFAGSTADAFTLEERFEGKLREFGGDLTRAAVELAKDWRTDRNLRRLEAMLLVMDKEKILLLSGNGDVIEPEGGAIAIGSGGNYAYAAARAYLDGSDFSAAEIARRSLGIAGDICVFTNHSITLEEIS
- the xerA gene encoding site-specific tyrosine recombinase/integron integrase; this translates as MTVNDKDLQDYENHIRTLHGLSERTLRAYRNDISSWLEFLKQQELSLEEAGRDEARLYISSLSMRQLAASTINRSLSSLKSFYSFLEIRGAVKGNPFTAVRSMKKTATLPVYLTNREVSILLDHVEGEDFTAHRDRSLFEMLYSTGCRVSELCHLSVQSVDRNRILIRGKGGKERYVFIGEKARIALNDYLPLRKARLVQKGLQDITALILDERGQGLTTRGVYYLLQKYMRKSGLNRKIGPHAFRHAFATEILNEGADIRVVQELLGHASLSTTQVYTHTGIERIRKVYRNAHPHGKRNIHRRTV
- the dprA gene encoding DNA-processing protein DprA, coding for MIALNVLFALNRLGSLRLNEKLKILNGFNSPDLFSGLSLYEMEWLLRRKLRISSFDPDKLLDQGAEDLQKTESLNINWTWCGGAAYPEILKNIYDPPFLLFWKGTLPADCPETLAVVGTRKPTLQADRAAFALGLDAGASDIPLISGMAAGIDGAAHKGVLSGGGKTWAVLGTGCDRPYPGTHRKLAAEIVNQGGGLISEFLPGTGPARYNFPQRNRIISGLSQSIVIVQAPGRSGALYTADFALDQGRDVYVHESGLSGRISKGSAALSRQGAKVISNLKDIYPHLEAPAHSLQESFGLSSGTCDEAALMTSGMMRKELEGQLKFYKGRVQF